From Spodoptera frugiperda isolate SF20-4 chromosome 27, AGI-APGP_CSIRO_Sfru_2.0, whole genome shotgun sequence:
TCCAACTGACGAACCGTCAATATCCATCttataagaataaatataatattcagatTGGATCACAAATCACTTTGAAGGTGTTTCACCACTTCACAAAATATTGACATGCCCTTTGTTTACGTACGTCAGCTGACTTGACTGATGCACTGTAAATTCGATTGAATTTGTATTAACTAACAACAAAATACACTTCAGGCACATGAATTGTTTAAACTATTTCAGATATAgtcataattgttattatattaaaacgaaGATTACGTCGCATTATTTGTTGAATACGGGACAAAATAGAATGATTTAGAGTTGCACCAAGTGCAATATGTCAAATATATCGCGAAATCGTAGACAAATAGAGGTGCCCTTCATAGTCATTTTCACTGTAAcgactaaaactaaaatataaactttcAAGTGAAGATaaagtattttacatttaagtcaatcaatttagttattttactattaaagaattattttttaccaaataATAGGCGTCGTGGGTGCGAGGCAAAAGGCGACAAGCTCAAAAAACTACTTTGACATTTGTGTTTTTGACATGACACTGACGgataaactttattattcatTGATTGGTTCGATTGGTGCTTTGCTTTTGCTCCATTACTCgttgttgtattaattttattatcagtcGGATTTCttcaaaagttttataaaattattaattaattaacataaaattatcatcaatattgttacattaaaatataacataagaAGGAACGATTTATCTTTAAAGATTTGCCGTAATATTATATCGATAACTTTATAAATGTAAGGCTTCAGTTAATTAAATAACCACTACAAATGTttcaaaaacattgtaaatacgATTTAAGTGACAAAATGGAAGAAGAGCAACCAAAGAAGTTGTATTATTGTTCGTATGCAGGCTGCGCATCGTATTTTGATAGACCTTATAGACTAGCACAGCATTTTCTGGCTCATAATAACATAGTAAGTTTCATGAAGATTTAAATTGGTTATAGTCACGTtggttgcacattacggcaatttatgtttaaattttcaGAGACCCTTCCCTTGCAAACAGCCAAACTGCAACAAAGCATATACAAGCAAAAGTCACTTGGATCGTCACGTAAATTCTGTGCATTTGCCTCCAGAAAATGATGTAGTTTACAGGTAACATTCAACTTTAATTTACTTCTAACTATTTAAATCCTATTGAGCCACTGTGAACAACTTGCGACAATCAAATGCTGGAATAGTCTAGCCAAGGACGCCCACAGGGGCTTATCTCAAATATATTGTACTAGGCCATTAGTTAAACCTGCGAAAAGAGTGAAAGTGGTGAAAAATTTATtctaataacaattattattcctAAAGAGATAAAAGAGCTACCTACCATGAAATTTAAAAGAAAGCTAAAAATGCTTCGATACCCTAGAAgaattttttaagtataaaaactaaattttatgttatattaacTCTATACTTTAAGTTTTTACATTAGGGCAAAATGTGCTTAGCAAAAGATTTATTCTTATGGTGGATCTTATAAGAtaactatattaatataatatattctatttcAGCTGTTCACAATGCAACAGATCATTTGCGAACCGTCAGAATCTCAAAAGGCATATTAATACAGTCCATGCTGTACAGTTTACCTGTGACCTGTGTAAAGTGACgtacaaaaagaaaaaccaaCTTACAGCCCACATGTATCAACACACGGGTATAAAAGCCTTCAAGTAAGTAACtttgaaataagttttaatatgtgtattttatactagctacttccgcgcggtttctcccgctctgcttggctcctattggtcatagcgtgatgttttatagcctatagccttcctcgataaatggactatccaacacaaaaagaattactcaaatcggaccagtagttccggagattagcgcgttcaaacaaacaaacaaactctgcagctttataatattagtatagtatagataaatcATGCAATTAGTTCATTAATATTTACCTGTTGTTATTTCCAGATGTGATATTTGCAAAGAAACATTTGTTAGTCTTTACCAAAAAAAACGACACATGAGATACCACAAAACTTACAAATGTGAAGATTGTGATATAGTTTTTGATCATTGGTCAAAATATCAGAAACACAAAAAAGCTAAACATGTTCCGAGTTGTGagtatttaattcaattacttaaaataatgtacagttTAATACCTGCTTTTTTTCCTGAAGGATATCAAGGTGCTAAGGTACAGTATTCATAAGGTACATGCTTCACTACACTTCTCAGTTGATAAGCAAGGAGGAATTTAAATACCATAAACTAGAGCAATAAAGGTACTTCCCCTGCAGAATCAAAACTCATCCATAAATCCATCCATAAACTAACATGTATTTTTCTAGTTTAACCTTTGTAGTAATTATCATGTAGATAGATCCAATGAGAATGCTAACATTTcctttttgtatattatgtactaactactgatttcaattaaattaaattactttctaTAAAGTGACTTAATTGGCGTTTTGCTTATTCAAaagattgaaattaattaatattttttatgttataaaataagtttaaggCAGAGAGACTTTACGGTTTCCTTTGTTCTAGACACGTCGACACCTCAAAATcttaaatcattaaaatcgTTGTTAGAGAGCAATGTTACTGTTATACAGCCGAAAATAAATTTATGGCTCCCCGGTGGGGCTGAGCGTCGTATGTTGCTGTCACCTTCGGCCGAAGGCTACGCCGaaggtgaaaaaatattttttaactaatttaaattaGTAGAATTTAGGAATAACTTTCATTCACTTTCATTGAATTGAATATACTTTGGATTCcatgcttattattattttttcatttcagcATTTGTTTGTAATGAATGTAAAAGAACATTCAAGGAAAGAGGTCACATTGTAAGACATCTGAAAACACATggccataaaaaaattaccaaaaCATTCCCTTGTCCCTATGAAAATTGTCCAAGGTaatcatacataataatattctactaaataatctattttcaatatatataatttttgtatatattttttattcttttgacgtcttctttagggatggacattagaaaaatcttccACAAATTTTTAGGCTAtctcgatactcgcagcatattatttaattctcattgaagtttttttattaaatgtgtgtgttatttagttgtgcagtcggTTATATATACTACGTGTATTTTACTTGTCAAACTTGCTGTTTGTATTtttgaccgagccctgaggtgtattcagagttacagttttacagaaccgtgagttgaaaagtcttttttttttaaggatatATTGACCTCTCCCGTTtgtatatgttttattaaaccaCCACGCTTATGcccaatggcgccggaaattcTAGTTTATGCCTActtacatatttctgctcacagataaaggaacctctgttcactGTGGTTTTTGGGCAGAGAGTCAGCCGCGTCTAAACacgtggatttacccacatatttattaatgtagtgtcatttttaagaatgataaatTGAACGACGCAAGATTtcatcgtttttttttctaaaaaaaaatacctatccatgtagccgtacatcccatcacttaATACGAATGGCTTTCacttatacgcataacactgcGTTACTTCAGTTTTCATTTCagttagattttaattgaattagaacattccggttggttttaggCTAAGTTAACTATCGcattccgaatgatttaacaaaAACGAaagtgatacagctaaaatattaaggaatTTTCAAAATATCAGCAACTCTCAAGAGTGATActgaaacgttactgaatcagTCAGCCGCACCTTCCTTAAAGCACATTGAGGTATGTTACTGAAATATTACTAATCTATTTTCAATATATctaaatttttataaatttatttatttgttagatttttacaactgctttaatttctttttaggttTTACTCCATTAATTAAGATTAGTTATAGAAACAGCATATTATGGTAAACCATAGAGGggaaaatattccaaaaatgcACACTATTTCTGTGAGGCACACCCTATCTATTCACCTAAGGTAAACTATTGTTGCATCTGTAAAGTTATTAgagttaaactaaaatattacaactCGTGATTgatatttagttttcttttttataagtagttttacaggttttattattactttattaaacaattaaaattcttATAATGTTTCAGGCTAAGTTAAACTATCATATGCAATTACATAACAAAGTGAAACCAGAGGTGGTACCAAAAACTGGCAAAGATCGGAAACCTCGAAAAGATGAAGGAACTTTCAAAATATCAACAGCTCTCAAGTTATCTGGATTGCCAGTGCCACCTGAAAAAACTGTTACTTCAAACAGGGCCGTGAATTTATCCGTGAAACCTGAACACATAGAGGTTGAGGTTGATGTTCACGTCTGAACagtatttagtaatttattgaCACTATGTTGTAGTT
This genomic window contains:
- the LOC118263328 gene encoding transcription factor IIIA-like, producing the protein MFQKHCKYDLSDKMEEEQPKKLYYCSYAGCASYFDRPYRLAQHFLAHNNIRPFPCKQPNCNKAYTSKSHLDRHVNSVHLPPENDVVYSCSQCNRSFANRQNLKRHINTVHAVQFTCDLCKVTYKKKNQLTAHMYQHTGIKAFKCDICKETFVSLYQKKRHMRYHKTYKCEDCDIVFDHWSKYQKHKKAKHVPSYTSTPQNLKSLKSLLESNVTVIQPKINLWLPGGAERRMLLSPSAEGYAEAFVCNECKRTFKERGHIVRHLKTHGHKKITKTFPCPYENCPSKILIMFQAKLNYHMQLHNKVKPEVVPKTGKDRKPRKDEGTFKISTALKLSGLPVPPEKTVTSNRAVNLSVKPEHIEVEVDVHV